In Xiphophorus maculatus strain JP 163 A chromosome 17, X_maculatus-5.0-male, whole genome shotgun sequence, the genomic stretch GCCGCGGAAGCCGGTGTTCCGGGACCGCGTGAACAAGGCGCGCTTCATCGCCAAGAACGGCTCGTGCAACTTGGCGCACAAGAACATCCGCGAGCAGGGCCGCTTCCTGCAGGACGTCTTCACCACGCTGGTGGACCTGAAATGGCGCTTCACGCTCGTCATCTTCACCACGACCTTCGTGAGCAGCTGGCTGCTGTTCGCGATGAGCTGGTGGCTGGTGGCCTTTGCGCACGGAGACATGGACCCGGCGCGGAAAAACGAGACCCACTGCGTCACCGACGTCGAGTAAGAAACTTcacaaagagacagaaaagtgaaaaagttaaacttgAACAGTGAAAGTAGGTTTAGTGTAAGTTatctcttcctccctcccttttctttctccccCTTCCCGTTTAATACGCAGCAGAGGAAAGTGAGGGGAAAAACTCAGCCtgttaaaatagattaaataaatagattattCCCAAAAGGTTTCAGaatctttttacttttcagcaTATTTTCTTCCACCTGTTTAACTTCTCTTGATGTTCTCTGCTTTGTGATGAGAATATTGAACTCTATGTTCGTTTCTTTTGGCTGCTAATGAAAAAAGAATCGTATTTGGCTAAATCTCAGGCCCAAATCCAAACTAACTTTCACTGGAAAGATTCGGGAAAAGCTGTGgttcaactttattttctcaATCAACGcagttcaaaaataataatgagaaGAAAGTAGAAACGGTTCTGGTCTTATTTAACAAACTCCTGGCTTTGACACAAATAATTACagccaataataataataatggtatTGTGAGTTAACTTTGGTGGTTTATTTTAACCAGATCTTGCCATGTTTCCACTTGTCTGTAAACTGGTGTCCCACAGGGTTCTGTTTTCAGGTCTTGCTAAATGTGTTCACTCTGATGTAATTGTCCCAGATGAGGATAGGAAAGGCGATGGGTGCGCCAATCTGCCTATTGATGGTAGTAGTCTCTACTTGTACAGTATTATTTTCTGACAGAGGGGGATCAAACTGGCAACCCCCCGATTTGGTGACAAACTCCTCCCACCATCATCACCATTGTCCTACAATCTCCAACTCCAAATGGAGATTCAATCTTTTCTTCGTTCGTGAACAAGACTCCAAGATACGCAAACTCGTCGGCTCTTCTACAACCCAAAGAAGACACTCTGCCCTCTTCTAGCTACAGATCGTGGTCTAGGACGTTCAGGTGCTGAGCTTCATCCCTATCATTTCACACTCCAGGAAAAACTATAGATCATGATCTGATGATGCTGCCATAACCACATCACcttcaaaaaacagaaaccagatcCTGGGGCAACCAAAAAGGATCCACTTAACACCTTGGCtgtgcctagaaattctgtccatgaaggttatgaacagaatcggtaacaaagatcaaacttgactgagtccaactctcaccagGAACAATGCAGACCAagctctgacaccggtcatccAGGGACCTAACAGCCCGTATCAAATGACCTGGTACCGCTCTCCCGGAGTATCCTAGGACTTCCTGAGAAACACAGTCCAACActttctccaagtccacaaaacacgtAAACTGATTGGGGAAACTCCTACACACCCTCCAAGACCCTGTGGGATGAAAACCACCCCACTCTTCCTGTATCCGAGGTTCTACTATTGAGTGGACCTTCCTGTCCAGAACCCCTGACTAGACTTgaccagggaggcttaagagtgtgattCTCCTGTAGTGGAAACACACTCTGTAGTCCCCATTTTTAAATTGAGGAACCAACTAAGAGGTCTGCCAACCCAGGGGAACTGGTTGACATTGCAGAGACatgtcaaccaacacaaccctacaacatccagaacCTTTAGGACCTCTGTGTGAATCCACCCTACCACTGAGAAGCTTTTCAACCACCTCACTGGCTTCAGCAGCAGAGGTTGGGACTGACCAGCATCCTCCACCACCAGGTAGTGATCAGTGGACAATTTTGTCCCCTCTCTTCACCTGAGTGTCCAAGATGAAATGCAGTCGAAGATCAAATGAAACCTCAACAAAGTCGGTCATTCAGTTGCAGCACATATGAACActcttatgcttgaacatggtgttcacTACAGGCAATCCATGATGAGTGCTGAAGTCCAATAACAAAACACTGGTTGGTTCAGATCCAGGAAGCCATTCCTTCCAATCatgcccctccaggtctcactgtcaatCCTGatgtgagcgttgaagtcccccttCAACTAAAGGGAGTCCCTGGCAGGAGTGCTCACCAGGAGCCCTTCCAAGGACTCCACAAAGGATGAGTAATCTGAACTACTGTTTGGATAAACTCCAATATATGGCTGTCAAGGTAGGAACCGATGAGTGGTGAACTCCAGAGCAGGAGAGTGTCCAACCCCTCGCCAGGAGATTGGTTCCAGACCAGTTGCGGTGAGTCCGATAGTATCTAGCTGGAACCTTTCGACTTCGCTCACCAGCTCAGGATCCTTCCCTACCAGAGAGATGTAACATCTCGGGAGCCAGCTTCTGACATCCAACTTCCCCATTGGTTTAAGAGAATGCAGGATCTCTTAAATTGAACTGAAACATCTAAAATGGAAACTCCAACCCAAAATACTCCAACATTAGATGATAATTTGCTGTTTATGCAGTATTCTAACACAACTTCATGGCGTAGAACCATGAGGTCTAGGTCATTTCTACCTACTTTGGTAAAACAATTCCTTTGTTTTATCAAAGGAATTGGTAAAACAATTGATCTGTAACAATCGAAATGGAAAACTACCAAACCTATGTAACAATGatgcaggaaaacacaaagcacaaaTTTAACAGCACcaacgataaaaaaaaaaatctttctgtgTAAAACAgtcttattaaaataataatcagataGGTTTGTGTTACTGggatttttggtttaaaaagtctgagtttctcagtgttttctcttttcccaGGTCGTTTATCTCAGCCTTCCTGTTCTCCATCGAGGTTCAGGTGACCATCGGCTTTGGAGGTCGGATGATAACAGAGCACTGCCTGGCGGCCATTACTGTCCTCATCTTGCAGAACATAGTGGGACTCATCATCAACGCCGTCATGCTGGGTAGAAACATTCATTTGCTGATGCAGCGATGACCTACCAATCAGACTAGAAGAGTTGGACATTACTGGGCGTTTCTCCGTTCTCAGGCTGCATCTTTATGAAGACGGCTCAGTCGAACCGCCGAGCGGAGACGTTGATCTTTAGCCGTCACGCCGTTATCGCCGTGAGGAACAACCGTCTGTGCTTCATGATTCGCATTGGAGATCTGAGGAAGAGCATGATTATCGGAGCAACCGTCAGATTACAGGTTGTTAATTTAGATTATCTCCTTTAATCTCTGAGGATTAAACTGGTTGACAGTATTTTGTACCTAGTAACAATATTGTAGCTCTTTTTAGTGTCTGATTCTTAGAACAAactaacattaaaaacatatttatattcattcaACACTaaagtaattgaaaaaaataatttagccAAATcttaataattaaatacttttattattttcttttttgttattggAAATATAAAATGGACAACAGAGATACACAAAGAGCATCATATAGAAAATCTGGCCGTCTtttacatcaaataaaattcacatttgaTTACTAATTATGTATTTTGATGCTTGTAGGTGTTTGGATGTAGATAGTAAATGGAAGTTAGAAACCACATAAGgacaattttctgtttgtcctttaatattaaaaaccgaataaataaagaaaacaaaacattgcaattatatttatatatgaatAATATAAGAACATCGGATTTTAACATTTAGCTCAGTTTAAAACTTATTTGTTAGAAAAGCACATGtaaaaactttagttttgctagtttttttagcattagctaaatATATTCTCCCTgcctacatttttttctttgcataataAAACTATCATTTGGTAAGAAAACAATTCACAGACCTAGTTTGTTTAATTAGAAACATGTTTCCTCtgttcaaacaacaaaaatggaaacagaaCCCATATAACAGGGCAGCATGCTAACGGCTAACTAGCCTAGCTTAGCTTAACGGTTGGTAGCATAGCGGCGTGATGCTAATAATATTTATGTACTGTAGTGTAATTTGAATGagtaatttattcatttaataatGGATTCTTTTAGGTGggtttagattatttttatcagagcacaaaaacaaaatgaacttttagCATTTGAGCAAAGAAATggataaagtttgttttcattttcaccaACATTTGACAGCTAAAGGTTGATGTTGCATATATCCAACATATTTTCCAAGctctgttatttttaatctgttgtgTTTGTGATATACTTTTAACTGCACAGAAGGAAGGGAATGTTTTAGGATTGGTTGAACTGGTTTGGCCTGCAGGTGGTGAGGAAGACGACGACTCCAGAGGGCGAGATAATCCCCATCCATCAGATCGACGTTCAGACTGAGAGCGCCGTCGCCAGCAACAGCCTGTTCCTCCTGGCGCCGCTCATCATCTGCCACGTCATCGACAAAAACAGGTTCAACGCAAAACTTTACGTCTCCATTTCCCAGTTCCTCTTTAAACTTGAGTTTAGCTGCGGgactttttcttccttctcaaAATATCGTAAAGAATTATGTGTACACAGGTAAAATGTAACAAGATAGCCTTGaattgaataaattaatatatctaaaattaagtccctaaaatgtcttaaattaagtaaaaacaGTAAGTTagccttaaatacattaaggCAAAGTTATGAGTgttaaattttgttgttgtttttgaggaAACTTAGGaaatacaggtcttaaatttcattcttaatagtctttaaaaagtcttagatttgagttggtgaaacctgcagaaatcctgatgttgggttttcattttctgtaattgaacaaaaatgaaggcttggaatattttaataatctcTAATAAATCCAATTAATgtttagtttcactttctgaaacgaaaaacaaaaaatatttgaactatttgaaatcaataaaatacagagtcatatttacttaagtaactgtatatgtaaaatgtacatataggtgtatttttactatgctgtactttttattttattatgaatctGTAATcttacttcagtaaaatttctgtattttctaaccactgaatgaaaaacaaagatgttttaaccaaacattcaccagacacctgcagcttctgttaaaatttaactttttttattgaaagaaactaacttggaaaaaaatatttggtctgattttattttatttatttttttgttaattgcataaattgtcattttcatgcttaaaataccaaaatttccacttgactttatattttggtccatctgatgatgtaactTTTCAATATTAAGTGATTGATAaattgatcagttactcagtacttgagtaacttttatcAAAGACTTTTTACTCCAGTAATTTCCAGTAACAATATGTTGAAGTGGTTTTACTCTTACTTACCCGCCTCTGATTGATTACTAATTTAGAGGTATTTCCTCTCATGTTTGATatgaaactggatttttttgctcttctttcttgtgtttcctGTGAATGTTGTGTCTGCTCAGCCCGCTGTACGACCTGTCGGCCATGGAGCTGCAGTGCAGCGACCTGGAGGTGATCGTCATCCTGGAGGGAGTCGTGGAGACGACGGGCATCACCACCCAGGCCCGGACCTCCTACGTCTCTGAGGAGATCCAGTGGGGCCACCGCTTCGTTCCCATCGTTACGGAGGAGGAGGGCGTGTACTCCGTGGACTACTCCAAGTTCGGCAATACGGTTAAAGTGAGTGCTTTAGGTCAAACTTGAACGTCTGGCAAAGAAAATCTACTAAATATGtaagaaatataaacttttagaaagtttttagTCACTATTCAATAATTACTAGATTTAATTAGCATAAGtaaagcagctgctgttgttgaagGTGAGCACGCCCAGCTGCAGCGCCCGGGAGCTGGACGAGAAGCCGTACATCCTGATCCAGACGCTGCAGAAGAGCGAGCTGTCACACCAGAACTCCCTCAGGAAGCGGAACTCCATGAGGCGCAACAACTCCATGCGGaaaggcggcggcggcggcggcagcctGCGCAGGAACAACTCCGGGCTGGTTCCGCCCAAAGTGCAGTTCTTCACCCCGGCGGAGGGCGGCCAGAGCCTGAACGCCGTCACCTGACATGAGGCCTTCCTCCTGCAGGGTGCGCTGTTCCTCCTGGCCGGGACCAGGACTGTTTCTCTGGCGGGActcctcctgctcctgctcCCCGCCTCAACGCGACTCGTGTCTCAGTGcgtctgttgttgttgttattactgttattatctTCATTAGCAGGTGATtgcactgacacacacacacacacacacacacgcacacacacacacacacacacacctgtatgGGATGTTTGGTAGCACTGTGTATCACTGACATAACagctgttatgaacatgaaggagtcttgaTGAATGTTTATAACTGTAGTATcgtttggtaaataatgacattttaatgcaggttttagtgcaactttgaaactttaaaagtttcattatttaccgaCTGGATGCTTTATGTCAACAGTTAtcaacattcataaagactccttcatgtttctGATGCTTTATGTCAGTATTCTTCACTCCTTCTCATAAAGTGCTACCGGATGTTTTCTCAGAACAAAACCACGTAAATAATATCAAGCAGCACTTTATgttcagaaaatattaatttgcaCAACAATGCTCATCAAGATGCTAATCCAAGTAGAAATAACTGCTAGTTTAGGCTCAAACGGCGTCATTCTATATCTCATATCTCATATTTCATTTCTCTGACTTGTTCAAAGTGTTTCTGCTTCCTGGATGTGCAGACATGCAGGTTCTTTCTCATCCTTTAACAGTAATTATTACGAGCCAATCACtaatgttctgtgtttttgtgtttgacaATAAATGCACCAACTTGTTATGAATATCGTTTCTATTGTAACGTTTTGTCAAAATTTGAGCAGAagtttctgaaaatgaaaatgattttcataTTGAACTTAAACAGCTGATAGAATCTGAATTTATTACCAGAAGCACAAattaagtaaacaaaaatatgttgatgaataaaatgtttaatgggttaaaactgtcaccatgtcagtttaacatgagacagataatctgtaaaaagatCGATCTCCACTTCCTCCCAGAGCTGCTACTGGCGGctgaagaaatgcaaacaaccaatcagagccggaGGCGGGGCTGGCATTTCCTgctctttttaaaaagctcctccCTGACCTGCATTCAGGTGAGTCAGGAAGTAAAACTGCTGATTTCCTTATCAGAGACGTTGGAATAAACCAACAGAAGACAAAAACCTCGACTGTGAGATCAAATTCAAGAGTTTCTCTTGAAGGATGATGAAATGCTTCAAGGAACACCAGGGATGCTGCAGGTGGTAACAAAACGGATCGGCTGCAGGCAGGAGAACAAGAACTAGAAGATTTATTCAAAAGTGAAACTGTCTACGTAGTTCAGAGGAACGTCTAGAGTCATGGCTTCATACCAAAGGGAAGAGCTTCTGTGCCCAATTTGCCAGAACACTTTTGAGATTCCAGTAACTCTGACATGTGAGCACAGCTTCTGTGTCTCCTGTTTAAAGACAAACTGGGAAGAGAGAGAAACCACTGCATGTCCAGTCTGTAAGAGAAGGTCATCGAAGACACTACCTCCAcctgactttgctctgaagatggCGTGTGACGAGGTGAGAGCTTCAGGCTCTGAGCCGCTCTGCAGTCTGCATGCAGAAACACTCAGCTTGTTCTGTGTggatgagcagcagctgctgtgctGCGTCTGCAGGGAGTCAGAGACGCACAGCGAGCACAAGCTCCAGCTCGCCGCAGAGGCTGGACAGCAGGCCAAGAAAACCCTGCAGGATTCCCTGAAGCCCTTAAGAAAGAGGATGAGGCTCATCCATGAAGTGAAGGGAAACTGTGATCAAACTGCAGGTCACATCAAAACTCAGGCTGAAGCTACAGAGAGGAAGATCAAAGAGCAGTTTAAGAGGCTTCACCAGTttctggaggaagaggaggaggccaGGCTGAATGCactgtgggaggaagaggagcagaagagtCACATGATGGCAGAGAAGATCAGAGCGCTGAGCAAAGAAATCTCAGATCTGTCAGGAATAATTAAAACCACAGAGCATGAACTGAGAGCAAAAAATGTCCAGTTTCTGCTGAATTACAAAGAAACGGTGGAGAGAATCCAGCAGCAGCCGGTTCCTGATGATCCGGAACTGATCTCAGGAACGCTGATCGATGAGGCCAGATATCTGGGAAACCTGAGCTTCAACGTCTGGAGCAAGATGAAGGACATGATCTCCTTCACTCCTGTCGTCCTGGATCCAAACACAGCCCATCCAGACCTCACTCTGTCCGACGATCTGACCAGTCTGACTCAGGGCACGGGAAAACAGGAACTTCCTGACAATCCAGAGAGGATCAACCACTTCATTTCTGTCGTTGGCTCGAAGAGTTTCACCTCAGGATGTCACAGCTGGGAGGTGGAGGTAGGAGAAAACGATGCCTACATTCTGGGTGTGCTAGCGGGGTCGGCTGTGAGGAAAGGCGTCATCTGGTCCGGACTGTGGAGGCTCATGTTCTGCAAAGGAGAATACAAAACACTTTCCTCAACAGATCCGGGATCTGACGTCTCTATGAAGGGAAACCCAAGAAGGATCCGGCTTTTCCTGGACTATGATGGAGGACGGCTGTCGTTTTCAGATGCAGAAACTggaacacacatacacaccttcacacacactttcaccgACAGGTTGTTTCCATACATCAGCACCTGGAGCGGGGTCACAATAAAGATCGCAGCGCAGAAAATCACTGCTGCAGTGGAAGAGCATCTTTAGAAACTCTGCTTTCCTGCACTTTCTGCAACAGTGTCTTGTTTTTTAGCTGTCAGATAATGTTTCCTCACTGAATGGTGAAACATTCTGAGCAAAGAAAGGTGAATATAGACAATGAATGTATGTtattaatgaaaagtttaaTAGCTCATGCTCTCAGAGTAACTCTTatgatttttactttattatgaAGGAATGTCCAGGGATTGTAATAGTTTTtacttctttcatttttaattattttatgaaggTGTTTCTAATTGGTCAgtgtaaaaaaatctgattctaCTTGGAGAATGACTTTGGCCAGCTGTAAAAATGAAGAcagcaaaacaaactaattgTAACAAAAATGTGCTATAACTTGGAATTATCTGTGAAATCAAATTTAATAGTTTGAAGGAATATGTGggttttactattattttttaaatcagtcagGACAAGGGAAAAAACTGTCACTGCTGATTATGTTGAAAATCATGAGAAATGTTTGCaagtaattttatgttttttattgttttaaatatgaaatgaaatcagGCACAATAGAGAGAGCAGCTGATTAATTTATgactataataaatattttagcagaaaaatcatttcttctcctgtttttatgtttttttctgtcaatttcTGGTTTCTGTACATGCGCAGACCGGGTTTGTTTGACCACGGACAGCGCATGTCATTCCTGACGTCATAAGCCGGAAGTAGTGGAAAGAAGGTTGTGAAATGGCTCGCAGTTTGTTGTGTGGAGgcgtttctgtgtttcaggtcAGCAGGAGGATACCGCTGCTGTCCGCTTCTCGGTGTTACTCCCAGTCGGAACCGGAACCGCTGACTCTGAGGGAACAGAAGCACGGAATCAGGTGCTGCCATTAAAAACAGGTCGCTTCACCAACCCGAACCCTCATGTAGAAACAGATCATTTAAGGAGAAACTGAGGATTCAGTAAAGGGAGATGCTTTCTGTGGTCcacaaactgaaccagaacaTCTTAATGGGTCTCAGTGGAAATTCGGCTGAAATATTACGCGGTCATTATCGCCTTGTTGTAGTAAATCAAGACATTTAGCTTTATTATTGGTGTGAACAgcttacttttacttcagtagaAGTAACAGAGATTTCCAGGTTCGAAATTTATTATGCATTAGAAAAACCTCAATATcctcaaaaaaattaaattacataaattactttttttcgAGTTtatacaaaattacaaaaactggaATAATAAATTCCCGTTTTAGTTTTAATTGTCAGGGTTGGATCAATATAAATGTCTTGGGTTCAGACAATCTTAATGTAgcaatgtaaaattttaatttgtatttaaaactaaaaacatgttgaaatatttcaatacaTAATGGTATCTGTAATGAGTAgacataaacagtaaaaatacaatattacGCTGAAGTGGCTGCAGAGTAGTTTATCACCATGACAACCTCTGAAAGAAATTGGCCCTGAATCTGCTGCCATCCACCTGCAGGCCTCTGTACCTCATTCCcgattaaacacatttaaattaaatttactttgtttagtttctacAAGGAAAATAGACCCAGTTATATGCATAAGAATGCATATTTATCTCAATAAAGTCCAATCCGAATTGGACTTCGACTTGGACATGACAAGTTTGACCCAATTTTACCCCGATTCCCAGCCTGGGAAAGTTTGCATCAGTTGTGTGAGAGGAGAATCAACCCGACTTCAGCCAGTTAAGCAAACATGACTCTGAACCCAGTTGGGTAGTGTGAACTGATCGTTGATCCAAcggctgctgctgacagtcgataaaaaaggaaagcaaagagccgactgtttattatttttaaaggttcatTTGTAACTATAACATTTTCTGGatataaacaaactaaacataacacaaactgtcacaaagtaataaaaaacttaattgtaagactaaaatacagtaataaatTAAGAACCTCaggaagaaacatttcaaatagtGAACAATGTCCAGAAACAATTgtcaataatttataaaataaagtaaattaaagttGACTAAATGTACGGTACACACATGGTGGTATgagaacaataaaaaagtatCAGTTTAAGAGAATATTATTGTGacaaatattctttaaaatattttctaatgtgTTAAAAAGCTACATTCCTACCAGGAGGATCATTTTAAACAACCCTAAGAAGAGGAACGCTCTGTCCTTGTCCATGCTGGAAACCCTCCGAGAAAACATCCTGACTGACGTTGACGGCGAAGATCTCAGAGTCATCATCATATCAGGTCTGTTTGTAATTACTCGTTCATATTAGAGACAGGAAGCAGTTGGTCCTACGTTTGCGCTGCTTGTTTCAGCCAAAGGTCCGGTGTTCTCGTCGGGACACGACCTGAAGGAGCTGACGTCCACGCAGGGCCGAGAATACCACACCAAGGTGTTTCAAACCTGCTCAGAGGTCAGTTTGTGTCTGGGATGGGACTGAAACTCCAGCTGAAGAGTCAAAACATGTTCCAGTTGGGAAATAAATCCTTACATCAGATAAGCAAGCactgaaaatgtcaatatttctcttattttaaacatttctgacataaaATACCTGTTGGATTGGAGTTTAGTATAGGCATGGAACAAGGCTTCAGGTGTTCATAACCTCAGCTGTTggtaatttttgtgttttaggtgATGACTCTGATACAAGACCTCCCTATTCCAGTGATCGCCATGGTGAACGGCGTTGCCACGGCAGCCGGTTGCCAGCTGGTTGCCAGTTGTGACATTGCAGTTGCGACCGAGAAATCCACCTTTGCCACTCCGGGCGTCAACGTGGGTCTGTTCTGCTCGACGCCGGCGGTGGCCGTGGGCAGAGCGGTGCCAAGAAAGGTACCGAcacttttcaaaacttttattacGGTACGAACTGAAGGGATTCTGCTGAGATAAAAGtggttttgtttcacttttgagGTATTCAGCAGGTTTAGGATTTATCCCAGAAGTTCTTACTGGACCTGGCAACATTTTCCTGGTGTAGctgatgacacatttttttcacctGATACATGCGCCACCTGGTGGCTGTTTATTCACAATGAATGTTATGCATTTATAACTCAAGAATCAAAGTAGTATTggggaaataatttaaaatgtcatattttaaattatttgtgctacttaaaatatttacttggtATAGTAATGGTGAGAACCTTGAGCACCTTTCTTTCTGCTATTTTGTTGGTCAACAGAAAATCACCCACAGTCATTAAAGTCCTCTATCGAACTCTTATCACGTTGTTTTTGTAAAcaggttg encodes the following:
- the LOC102235168 gene encoding nuclear factor 7, ovary-like — translated: MASYQREELLCPICQNTFEIPVTLTCEHSFCVSCLKTNWEERETTACPVCKRRSSKTLPPPDFALKMACDEVRASGSEPLCSLHAETLSLFCVDEQQLLCCVCRESETHSEHKLQLAAEAGQQAKKTLQDSLKPLRKRMRLIHEVKGNCDQTAGHIKTQAEATERKIKEQFKRLHQFLEEEEEARLNALWEEEEQKSHMMAEKIRALSKEISDLSGIIKTTEHELRAKNVQFLLNYKETVERIQQQPVPDDPELISGTLIDEARYLGNLSFNVWSKMKDMISFTPVVLDPNTAHPDLTLSDDLTSLTQGTGKQELPDNPERINHFISVVGSKSFTSGCHSWEVEVGENDAYILGVLAGSAVRKGVIWSGLWRLMFCKGEYKTLSSTDPGSDVSMKGNPRRIRLFLDYDGGRLSFSDAETGTHIHTFTHTFTDRLFPYISTWSGVTIKIAAQKITAAVEEHL
- the kcnj8 gene encoding ATP-sensitive inward rectifier potassium channel 8 isoform X1, coding for MLARKSIIPEEFGLPGLASRLPRKPVFRDRVNKARFIAKNGSCNLAHKNIREQGRFLQDVFTTLVDLKWRFTLVIFTTTFVSSWLLFAMSWWLVAFAHGDMDPARKNETHCVTDVESFISAFLFSIEVQVTIGFGGRMITEHCLAAITVLILQNIVGLIINAVMLGCIFMKTAQSNRRAETLIFSRHAVIAVRNNRLCFMIRIGDLRKSMIIGATVRLQVVRKTTTPEGEIIPIHQIDVQTESAVASNSLFLLAPLIICHVIDKNSPLYDLSAMELQCSDLEVIVILEGVVETTGITTQARTSYVSEEIQWGHRFVPIVTEEEGVYSVDYSKFGNTVKVSTPSCSARELDEKPYILIQTLQKSELSHQNSLRKRNSMRRNNSMRKGGGGGGSLRRNNSGLVPPKVQFFTPAEGGQSLNAVT
- the kcnj8 gene encoding ATP-sensitive inward rectifier potassium channel 8 isoform X2, whose product is MLARKSIIPEEFGLPGLASRLPRKPVFRDRVNKARFIAKNGSCNLAHKNIREQGRFLQDVFTTLVDLKWRFTLVIFTTTFVSSWLLFAMSWWLVAFAHGDMDPARKNETHCVTDVESFISAFLFSIEVQVTIGFGGRMITEHCLAAITVLILQNIVGLIINAVMLGCIFMKTAQSNRRAETLIFSRHAVIAVRNNRLCFMIRIGDLRKSMIIGATVRLQVVRKTTTPEGEIIPIHQIDVQTESAVASNSLFLLAPLIICHVIDKNSPLYDLSAMELQCSDLEVIVILEGVVETTGITTQARTSYVSEEIQWGHRFVPIVTEEEGVYSVDYSKFGNTVKVSALGQT
- the echdc3 gene encoding enoyl-CoA hydratase domain-containing protein 3, mitochondrial; translated protein: MARSLLCGGVSVFQVSRRIPLLSASRCYSQSEPEPLTLREQKHGIRRIILNNPKKRNALSLSMLETLRENILTDVDGEDLRVIIISAKGPVFSSGHDLKELTSTQGREYHTKVFQTCSEVMTLIQDLPIPVIAMVNGVATAAGCQLVASCDIAVATEKSTFATPGVNVGLFCSTPAVAVGRAVPRKVAMEMLLTGSPISAHDALLHGLISKVVPEERLEEETLAIAQRVCQSSRPVVALGKATFQRQMAQGRDAAYATASKVMVDNLALRDGQEGIQAFLEKRKPVWSHKPEKVHD